TTTTTCTAGAATTTTAACCGCTTCGTCCACGGATTTAGCATGTCGAACGATATAGTTTTGCAACGCGCCGAGCTCTATCGCCATCGGAGAGTCTAAGCCAACACCTTCAGAATCAGTGCCTTGAAAGTTGATCACAACCCCTAGGTCTTTACCCAATGTTTGCCCTGAACCATAGAAGCCTGACGCCATAACTTGGATAAAGTCATCCGCTTGTAAAACCCAATAGTTACCACCAGATAAAGATGGTGTATCGTTCACCTGCCCTACTACACCTGTACCATCGAAACTAATGGTAGTACAACCTCTCAACGCAGTCTCCGCCGCAGAAGCTAATGCTGCATCCAATTGACTCAGGGTGAACATCTTTTCTACCGAGATCCCACCAACTTTTGCCAAGGCTTCAACAATAACAAAATACTCAGGATTTAACTTTCGAGAATTATCTAGTACTGTTTTTGACTGCGCTTCAAACTGAGAAAAGTCAATACCAGCCAGCTGATAAACATATTTGGCTTCTTTAATACCACGTCGAACCTGCTCACCAATCTGTTTTTCAAATACCTTTACGTAATCCGCTTCTTGTACACCTCTAATATCGACTATCGGCATGTTAGTTTGCTGAACAAAATTTTCAGGTGCGTAATATGGCTGCTGCACATTCAAGCCAGCTACTGGCTCTAATGAAATAGCACTAGCCGCACCAGATAACATAGATAACCCTACTGTTGCTGCAATAATCGTTCGTTTAAAAGTTAGCATAATTCAGTCCTCATCAACTGAAGCTTGGGTATTCCCCTTAAGCGTTGAGGTCATACTATCGAAACATTTGTCCATTATTCGGATGAAATGCTATGCTAAATTCCAGATAATCGGAAAGGCAAAAACGATGGCAGAGATAGAAACAGAAGGCTTTGAGTTCTTTGGGGTGGAAGAGCGAGAGTTTCGCATGATGGTGATTGAGCGCATCGAAACCATGATGGTACATTCAAAGCAATCTAAGAATACACTTGCTAAAAAAGCGAACCTTGGCCGCTCGTCATTCTATGAAAAGATGGAGCGTGAAGGCCGAAGTCATTTTACCCTGATTGATATTTTCCGCATTGCCAAAGCACTTGATATCAGCATTCTACAAATATTCCCGATGACTGAACTTGAACGCCAGCATGGAGGGCAATTACCCCTCTCAGCAAGTACGTTGCATTTTCTCGATCAAATGCTTGCGGCACCAAAAGAAGACATTGAATTTCTGAGTAGTGTGTATAAAAACCTGCAACAACGTGACCAGAAAGAGAGCTAAGCTAAAAAACTGTCTTCGTAGAACTTGCCAAGCGACTCGCTAAGATAAGATCAACCAAGCCTCCAATAATGGAGGCTTGGTTGATGCTAAATTTATTTTACTCATAGTCAGAAGCGTACGTTTCTTCATAAGTGTGTGAATAAAGTTCAAATAAATTACCAAACGGGTCTTCTAGGTAAACCATTTTAGCTTGCTTGCTATCATCTTCTGGATGGTAGCGGTGAATATCCATTCTTACTTTACCGCCGAATTCTTCTGTTCTTGCGATTGCCCCCGTAAAATCATCTGTTTGCAGGCAGAAGTGGAAGATACCAAGGCGAGTAAAATCAACATCATGGCGTTCTTGACGCTCTTTCATTTCGAATAGTTCAACGCCGATACCATCAGTAGAAACCAGATGGGCAATGTTGAACCCTTTAAAGCCTTCGCCAAATACAGCTATACACATTTTACCGATAGCAGTCTCACGTTCTTCAACTACTTTAGTGTTATTCATTACAATTTTAAGACCAAGCGCTTTAGTGTAAAACTCAACCGCTTTATCCATATCGCCCACCATAATACCGACATGATTCATCTTCATAATATACTCACTTTTGCGTTGTTAGTTGCTTGTCTGTTTTGATGAAGTGAGTATAAGTAGTATAGATGATTAACTGAAATTATCATTTTTAATGTTTTTGATAATTTATTGTAATGATCGTTTGTTGTCAAAAAATATAAAGGATGGGGGAACTTTGATTACTTATCAAAGAGAGCTGCACCGTGTTTAATCACATGCCACTATTTCAATTAATGGCTTTTTAGGTTCCTGGTCATAACTGGTATATTTCACATAGCAGTTATCGTCGATTAAGACAGGGTAATTATTTGCCGATAATGTCGCGTTGCTTGTTGGCGTGATCAGTACAACCGCACCAGCCCATATTTTTGTCCATTCAGCTAAAGCAAAACTATCATCGTCCTGAACAGTCCCGATGCCATCGACTAAATATTTAAGGGTTAAGGTATCTGCGACTGGATAACCGTAGTCAAAAGAGCACCACTCACAGCCTTCATAGTACGCGGCTGATTCTGCATAGCTGAGCGCCGCCTCATCTTCCATACCATCAATAGTCATCTTATTATGAGAGATATTAATCGCACATTCGATTGCGGCTTTTAAACTAACGAGTGAAGCGTTCTTAGCATCGATATCAATATTGATAAAACGAGGGATCGCCATTGCCGCTAGAATAGCGATGACGATAATAGATATAGTTAATTCTATGAGTGTAAAGCCAGTGTTTTTCATTTTATCCATTTTAAATTGCATTATGTCTGGGGTAATTCCAGTGGATGATATCCATATAATGGCGGATGCTATGTCAGCTAAACCCGAGTGTAAATGGTGTACATGTAAGGGTTTGTAAGCGAAGTTACATAAATAAAGTTCGACTTTTTTTACACATGCTTATGTATATATTTCAGCCTTAATTTTAATGCACTTTTTAATATAAGTTTTAATATGATTTCTTCACGTAGTTTTGTTTTTTATTCTTGCCTATCGTTACCATTATATTCTCAAGCGTCTATGCCAGAGAGTAATTCCCCTGATGATGAAACTTTTTATACTAGGGCTTATCATGATTTCATCGATAATTCTTTTTATGACGATAAAGGTATTGTTTTGACATATACAGGTAGGACCTATCATCTGACCTCTCGAAATAAAAATGAAAACAATCAAATCATGGGAATCGGTTATAAAGGTTTTGAAGCGTCGACCATGATCAATTCGTTTTATAATCGCTCATATATATTGTCCTACCACAAGAAATGGCCTCTTAATAATTGGGCTGATTTGGGTTTCCGATTAGGTGGTATGACTGGCTATACCAAAGATAATAACAACATTCAATTATTTGGTGTTACCCCCATAATTTCTCCCACTATAAATGTTAATTATAAAGGGCTTGGTTTTGAGACTGCGCTCCAGACCGATGTATTTGTATTCACATTAAATTATCAATTTTAAAATACATAATCTAGTCAGTAACAAATAAGATAAGTAAGAACGACAACTCATCAACAATAATTAAACAGCCTCTTTTCTGAGGCTTTTACGTTTTACAAACGCTTACAGCAATCAATAAATTTAAAATATAGAATGCGTTTAAAAGTTAAATATAACGAATACAGAGCGCCATATGAAATACACTTTACTTACTTCGCTATTGGCATTATCTGGTTGTTCAAGCCAAACTCATATAATGCCAAATGGCCATGATGGATATTTAATTGTGATGGTTGGCGATAGTCCGCTAGTAAGTCCAAATAAACTGTTAACGGACTCAATGTTAAGTTCTAATAAGATGTGTAGAACACTGAAGAAGTTACCAAAGGTTGAATACACAGCAGTGACAGCTGCGACGCTACTTAGTACACCACAATCAAGCTTACAATTTGTGTGTGTGTAATATGAAGAAACATAGAAAATACGATATTGCGATTGGTTCATTGCTGTGCTTAATAATGGCGGCATCCTATTATGTACCAATCAAATTAGCGAATAAATGCACTATGAACCCACACCTTTGCCACCCAGTGGCTGTTGAAATTGCTGAAGATGTCATTATACAGTTGTTCGTTGATTAACGGTTAAAAATAAAGCCATACCTCAATCGGTGTGGCTTTATATATTTTAAATTAAACAAAATACGTGGTGTTAGTAAGTGATCATTATAGTTAAATCCACTTTATTTAAGCATTTAACTTATAAACCCGTATTAATATCATCATACACATAGCTATTTAGAATTAACATTTATCATATTCCTTTGTTATTCTTAAACCTTTTTCTAAACTTCCATTTGCAGGTGTATATGAATTAACGATATATAAACTGCACTTATTTTTTGTTAGTTCTTTAAGTCTGGGAAGTTTATCTCCAAGATATACAATGATAGTATTTCCACCGTCGGTACTCCCCCCCTCTGCAATATTAAACCCGCTAATATTCATTGCCGATTTAATGTTATCAACCGTCAGCATGATACTTCCATCTTCAATATAAATATCTGTACCGTCTAGTTTTTGTGGTTTAACTGAATTTTCAACACCTAAAATAGCTGCTTTACTCATGACTATTGAATTAGTGCTAGTAAATCCACCTATGAACCCATCTAATGCAGCCTTTCGAGCATCACTATGAATGTTAATAAACTTTGGAATTGCTGTAGCTGATAAGATACCCAGTACGATAATAACAATGACTAACTCAATCAATGTAAAACCTTTGCTGCTTTTCATTTTGTTACTCTTTTAAATAAAATATATCCTTATGATGTGTAACCTCAGAGATCCGAAGCCAAGAATTAAATATCCATACAAGTTTTTATTGCTTATGTGTAAATAAAAACGGCTTTCACCGCAATATAAGAAGATGATCTTTCAGTCATCCTCTTTAATATTCATTTTATCACCTCCTTAGTGTCGTTGATTATAATCTTGTATATTTATTGTAAGCGCCTCTAACAGCGGGGTCATAAAAGGTAATCTTCCTAAACGACTATCTCTACACGATTCCATTCTGGATCTAATACCACACATTCATAGTAACCATCGCCTGTTCTACGTGGACCATCAAGCACTTCATAACCCTGCTCGATAAAGTTTGTAGCCATTGCATCTACCTTCCCCTCTGAGCCAACAGAAAATGCAATGTGAGCAAGGCCAGTGAACTGTGGAAATACATCCGCCGCAGATATCAACACAGAATCCATTTGCATTAATTCGATACGTGGTCCATCAGGCAGGGTCAGAAAATACGACTGAAAACCTTTACGCGTGTTTTCATATTTAGCATTACTTTTGGCATTGAAAAAGTCCGTGTAAAAACGTTTCATTGATTCCAGGTCTTTGCACCAAATCGCTACATGCTCAATTCTCATTTCAGCACCTCATCTTGTTGTTCTTCGGTTTCATTGAATGACATAAATGCATTCAGGCTAAAGATAGCCTCGATTTCAACAGCGCTTTTGCTGGTTTGCAGACGAGCCAGATAATACTCAGCGAGTGTACTGTTTGCTGTGCCTTGAAAGATTGCTTTAATTGTCTTGAACATGCTCATACCTCTATTTCTATGTGTCTACGGCGTTATTTAAGCGTTACGCGTTGCTTAAATAATGAGGTAAGTATCCTCCAATAACAGGAAGTGAAAAAGAGAGTTAATAATATTGTTTACTTCCGGTTAAAGCTGTAACCTTGCTAACAATGTCTTTTTAATCCTACTTTCGGTCTAAATACGGAAGTCGAGGTGTTCACATGCTGCCTGTTTTGAATAATGATAAAAAAATGCTGTATTACGCTCGGCTAACGAAGCTGGGGGCAAAACAAGAAATAGCCATCACCCTGCAAGACGTCGCAGAAGTCATGTTCACCAGCACCCGACACTGCCGCACCCTGCTAAACGAGTTGCGCGATTTAGGTTGGTTAGAATGGACACCAAAGGCTGGACGTAATCAGCGGTCAACGCTCTATCTGAGTTACGCCATCGATGAGCTAAAAGCAGAACTTGCACAGCAGATGATTGCGATTGGTAAATACGAGAAAGCACTGGCGCTGATCGACCATGACCAGGTGTTATTTGGGCGCTTGCTGCAAAATACATCGGGCGCGGTGCAGCGTGAAGGTCGGCTACATATTCAGCTAACTTATGGGCGTTCTTTTGCGGCGCTACTGCCACATATCGCGTTAAGAAACAGTGAGCGATTTCTGCTGCGTCAGGTCTATTGTTGCTTAGTACAATGCGACAAAGATGGCATTATCACGCCGCAACTGGCTCATCATTGGGTTTATAACGCTGAACAGCTGCGCTGGCGATTCTACTTACGCCCTGCGCTGACCTTTCATGATGGCAGTAGCATTAATGCCGAGAAGATAGCTGAATTATTTAATCGCCTAAAACGACTCGCGACATATAACACTGAACTGGCGCATGTCACTCATATTTCAGTGATAAACCCACTCTGTATTGATTTTCAGCTAGACCAGCCCGACCTTGGATTTGCTGGACTGCTTGCTGATGTGAAATATTCGATTCAACCCAGCTCTCAGTTACAATCTCAGTTACATACTTACCCGAACGCTCAGTCAAATGCCGCTAAAACGATTGTCGGCAGTGGTGCATTTAGAGTACAAGAGCATACGCAGCAGTATCTACGCTTACAGGCCTACGACAACTATTACAGTCATCGCGCACTCACCGATACTGTCACGATATGGCAAGTGACATCTGCACAAACGAGCGCGCCATGTACCACGGAGATACAAGCGAATGTAGTGCAAAAAATAAGTCAAATCCGCTCAAACTATGCTGCGAATGGCCTTGAGCAAAAAACACCAAGTAATAAGTCAATCGTTGAAAGCGATCAAAAAAGCAGAATCGAATATGGCTGTTTGCTCGCGATGATCAACAGCAGAGCAAAGCTTTCCCTGATGCAACGAAAATACCTCAGCCAACTGCTCGCCGCTGATAAGTTGATGGCAGAGTTAAAGCTATCAACCAATCCTATTGAAGCGATACCTGCATATAACCTATTGTCTAGCTGGTTAAAAGTCATCTCGATAGGCACCGCAGAGCAACCTTTACCAAATAAACTGACCATTGCTATCTTCGAGCACCATACGTTAAAAGAATGCGCACAGGCGATGGTAACATTACTTAAAGAAGCGAATATTGAGTGCAAAGTCAACGTCTATAGCTTTGAGGAACTAGTACAAAAAGCCAGTGCCAATAGCCTAGATGAAGACCTGATATTGATAAGCCTAGACTTGGACGACAACCTACCGACGTCAATATTCCACTGGATGTTATCGAATGCGATCCTCAATCAAAGCCTGTCTGCTGAAGCCAGTGATTGGCTGCAAACCAAGCTCATCAACATTCGTCAGCAGCAACCATTAACCAGCTACCTTACTGAATTGGAATCGATTAGCACGGCGATGATCACTGAACACTGGATGATACCGATGCTCCACCACAGGCAAACGCTGTATTTTCAAGGCGTGCTCAAAGGCGTATCGATCAATGTATGGGGTTGGCCTGATATACAAGGCGTTTGGTCTGAAGAGTTAATTAACATTTAACGCTGAGAGGATTTAATTAGCAAACAAAGGCGAGCGCTTATACCCTAATATATCCTAGCGCCTCGCCTGTATGGTTAAGCTGCTTGATCTTGTTTAGATAACATTTGATTGATGAACAACGCCGCGAGAATGACTAACAATGCGAACCATGTATTAGGTTGAATTGATTCATGTGTCACCAACGCACCAATAAACACGCCAACCGCAGGGACAATATAATTCGTCATTGACGTAAATACGGGGCCAGCATTCTTAATACACATCATATATAAGTAATAAACAACACCTGCGCATATCGAGCCTAAGTACAAGATTGACAATATTGCGGTTGACGATGCAGCTTGATATTCAAAAGGGGTCGTGATGAATGCAATCACAATTAGCTGAATACTCGCCGCTGACAGTACGTTACGAGCAACGATTAGCGGGTGTTCATCTCGGACACGATTGAGTAATAATAAGGCAGTGGCAAAACACACCGCAGCAACAATAATAGCGAGCGCGCTAATCAAATCGATATCCCCTGCGCCGGAAGATAGCTCAGGATAAAATAGCACCACCAAACCACTAAACCCAACAACGACACTGATGGTATTAGCCGCATTAATCTTTGCCCCTTTAACAAAAACAGGCGCTAACAATAAGACATAAAATGGCAGTGTTCCCATCAAAATAGCGGCAATAGAACTGTCTAAATCTTGCTGTCCCCACGGCACCAATACAAATGGGATAGCTGCTTCTAACAAGCCAATCACACTGAATAGAACCCATTGATTACTTGTGCTTTTGATACCGATAGATTTACAAATAACAATCAAAGTCAGCGCACCAATAACAGCACGTGTGGCGCCAATCCAAATTGGTGAGAAGCTCGCTAACGCCAATTCTTGAAATATAAATTGCGATCCCCAAATGAATCCAATCGCTAATAACGTTAAATAATTTTTAAGTAACATAGTTTTAAGTAACATAGAAAGTTAACCTGAATAGTACGCATAAATGGTATGCATAAAGAGAGAAGATATAAACCTAAAGTTAACGCGAACTTTAAGTTTATATCTCATTAAAATGATTAATCGATAATAGCGACCGCTTCAACTTCAAACAGCATGCCATCTAATGCAAGTCTTGGCACGGGTACTAATGACTGTGCAGGCAGGGCTTTGCCAAAGGTTTTACGTACATGTAATGTCATTACATCCAACTGCGATTGGTCGTATCCAACAACAAACGTCGTTAATTTAGCAACTTGATTTGGCTGTACATTCGCCGCTGCAAACGCGATACGTAAATTCTCAAAAGCTTGCTCTACTTGCTTCGCAAATTCAGGTGATAATATACCGTCTTTATCTTCCCCGCCTTGCCCTGCAAAATGGACGATACCGCTGCCACCAGTGGAAATAACGACATGGCTATAACCATTCGGTTCTGGATCATATAGGCCATCTGGGTTTACGATTGTATTTTTTACTACTGAAGTCATAAGGCTCTCCTGAGCTGTTGTTTTTAACGATGGCTGCAGTATAATTGTTAAAGTTAACTTTAAGTCAACGCTTTAGTTTGAATTATTTTAAAGCAAAAAAGATAGGTTCAAGATAATGATAAATAACAATTTCATAACCATTGGTCAACTATCAGAGCGCAGTGGTGTCGCTACCTCTGCACTACGTTTTTACGAAACGAAAAATTTAATACTATCGATACGCACCAGTGGTAACCAACGTAGATACAACACGTCGATGTTACGGAGAATTGCTTTAATTCAAGTGGCGCAGTCGATTGGTTTTACACTAGAAGAGATCACGCAAGAGCTATCAGGCCTACCAATGAACAAAACGCCAACAAAGCGGGACTGGGAACGAGTAGCCAAGAAATGGCAAAAAGATCTGGATAATAAGATGAAGCAGATAGAATCGTTGCGAGAGAATTTAACTGGTTGTATTGGCTGTGGCTGCTTGAGTATGAAAAAATGCCACTTACTTAATCCTGATGATATCTTGCATGAAAATGGCGATGGTGCACAACGGTTAGTCGATGTATGACGGAGAATAACGCCTTGAACGATTAATCACATGCCTGAATAGCGACAAACATAACTAATACCAGTAAATACCGTGTCGTTTCTTTCATAATTTACAATCTCCTTTCCCATAATAATTATTGCTGTGATTATTTTTGTTCGCTTTCGCGTTTAACCAGCACAAAGGTCAGATACATCTTCGTTGGTAGCGAGAACGCAAACCCTAATGCAATACAGCCCGCGCTAATCATAATGCCTGTCACACCATGCTGTTGAGTGAAATCTGTGTACGATAAGAGATAGTGACCTAGCAGTATTAGCGAAATACCAATAACAATAAATACTTTCAAAATGCGGATAAGCTTTTTATCTGTCATATCACTACAGCCATC
The DNA window shown above is from Moritella sp. F3 and carries:
- a CDS encoding C45 family peptidase; translated protein: MLTFKRTIIAATVGLSMLSGAASAISLEPVAGLNVQQPYYAPENFVQQTNMPIVDIRGVQEADYVKVFEKQIGEQVRRGIKEAKYVYQLAGIDFSQFEAQSKTVLDNSRKLNPEYFVIVEALAKVGGISVEKMFTLSQLDAALASAAETALRGCTTISFDGTGVVGQVNDTPSLSGGNYWVLQADDFIQVMASGFYGSGQTLGKDLGVVINFQGTDSEGVGLDSPMAIELGALQNYIVRHAKSVDEAVKILEKHRTVVASHFNFADSQGGTVGVEMLSEGNYVIKRAAGIGHANHSEKAGVMQAFAESVGMAEKSKQRTIATAYTEWRAEFSQQFIDNTPEGNIDAAKYVLNTKPIAQHAAYGSDFITTLTAVMDTKKGCMEVAPGVSEWNNFQKVCFNEL
- the soxR gene encoding redox-sensitive transcriptional activator SoxR → MINNNFITIGQLSERSGVATSALRFYETKNLILSIRTSGNQRRYNTSMLRRIALIQVAQSIGFTLEEITQELSGLPMNKTPTKRDWERVAKKWQKDLDNKMKQIESLRENLTGCIGCGCLSMKKCHLLNPDDILHENGDGAQRLVDV
- a CDS encoding VOC family protein; protein product: MKMNHVGIMVGDMDKAVEFYTKALGLKIVMNNTKVVEERETAIGKMCIAVFGEGFKGFNIAHLVSTDGIGVELFEMKERQERHDVDFTRLGIFHFCLQTDDFTGAIARTEEFGGKVRMDIHRYHPEDDSKQAKMVYLEDPFGNLFELYSHTYEETYASDYE
- a CDS encoding type II secretion system protein, whose product is MKSSKGFTLIELVIVIIVLGILSATAIPKFINIHSDARKAALDGFIGGFTSTNSIVMSKAAILGVENSVKPQKLDGTDIYIEDGSIMLTVDNIKSAMNISGFNIAEGGSTDGGNTIIVYLGDKLPRLKELTKNKCSLYIVNSYTPANGSLEKGLRITKEYDKC
- a CDS encoding XRE family transcriptional regulator translates to MAEIETEGFEFFGVEEREFRMMVIERIETMMVHSKQSKNTLAKKANLGRSSFYEKMEREGRSHFTLIDIFRIAKALDISILQIFPMTELERQHGGQLPLSASTLHFLDQMLAAPKEDIEFLSSVYKNLQQRDQKES
- a CDS encoding SgrR family transcriptional regulator; its protein translation is MLPVLNNDKKMLYYARLTKLGAKQEIAITLQDVAEVMFTSTRHCRTLLNELRDLGWLEWTPKAGRNQRSTLYLSYAIDELKAELAQQMIAIGKYEKALALIDHDQVLFGRLLQNTSGAVQREGRLHIQLTYGRSFAALLPHIALRNSERFLLRQVYCCLVQCDKDGIITPQLAHHWVYNAEQLRWRFYLRPALTFHDGSSINAEKIAELFNRLKRLATYNTELAHVTHISVINPLCIDFQLDQPDLGFAGLLADVKYSIQPSSQLQSQLHTYPNAQSNAAKTIVGSGAFRVQEHTQQYLRLQAYDNYYSHRALTDTVTIWQVTSAQTSAPCTTEIQANVVQKISQIRSNYAANGLEQKTPSNKSIVESDQKSRIEYGCLLAMINSRAKLSLMQRKYLSQLLAADKLMAELKLSTNPIEAIPAYNLLSSWLKVISIGTAEQPLPNKLTIAIFEHHTLKECAQAMVTLLKEANIECKVNVYSFEELVQKASANSLDEDLILISLDLDDNLPTSIFHWMLSNAILNQSLSAEASDWLQTKLINIRQQQPLTSYLTELESISTAMITEHWMIPMLHHRQTLYFQGVLKGVSINVWGWPDIQGVWSEELINI
- a CDS encoding RidA family protein encodes the protein MTSVVKNTIVNPDGLYDPEPNGYSHVVISTGGSGIVHFAGQGGEDKDGILSPEFAKQVEQAFENLRIAFAAANVQPNQVAKLTTFVVGYDQSQLDVMTLHVRKTFGKALPAQSLVPVPRLALDGMLFEVEAVAIID
- a CDS encoding VOC family protein, whose amino-acid sequence is MRIEHVAIWCKDLESMKRFYTDFFNAKSNAKYENTRKGFQSYFLTLPDGPRIELMQMDSVLISAADVFPQFTGLAHIAFSVGSEGKVDAMATNFIEQGYEVLDGPRRTGDGYYECVVLDPEWNRVEIVV
- a CDS encoding DMT family transporter produces the protein MLLKTMLLKNYLTLLAIGFIWGSQFIFQELALASFSPIWIGATRAVIGALTLIVICKSIGIKSTSNQWVLFSVIGLLEAAIPFVLVPWGQQDLDSSIAAILMGTLPFYVLLLAPVFVKGAKINAANTISVVVGFSGLVVLFYPELSSGAGDIDLISALAIIVAAVCFATALLLLNRVRDEHPLIVARNVLSAASIQLIVIAFITTPFEYQAASSTAILSILYLGSICAGVVYYLYMMCIKNAGPVFTSMTNYIVPAVGVFIGALVTHESIQPNTWFALLVILAALFINQMLSKQDQAA
- a CDS encoding type II secretion system protein — encoded protein: MDKMKNTGFTLIELTISIIVIAILAAMAIPRFINIDIDAKNASLVSLKAAIECAINISHNKMTIDGMEDEAALSYAESAAYYEGCEWCSFDYGYPVADTLTLKYLVDGIGTVQDDDSFALAEWTKIWAGAVVLITPTSNATLSANNYPVLIDDNCYVKYTSYDQEPKKPLIEIVACD